Proteins from a single region of Catenulispora acidiphila DSM 44928:
- a CDS encoding ABC transporter permease produces MTAATTTPTATPSSPPKRPALRHRLAERGVDRTLLLVLPGALALLALFCYPFLYGLQLSFQPTHGGVLGDYQKFFSDPFSRKSIWATFSLAIPASLINVGASIPISYRMRRDFRGKRIMLAVLVVPITLGTVLTAEGILEFFGPAGWFNRTLHLLGLAASPMKLTMNYTGVLLSLIISGFPFAYLLTHSYLSGIHPSLEKAAATLGAGWWQRFRHITLPLLLPGLLTTFSLTFVMAFAVFPSALMVGDPDGHTHVISIEAYEAALERFDYAQGCADAMIMTVLMLAVIGALAAARSRMYRGATGGKG; encoded by the coding sequence ATGACCGCCGCCACGACCACCCCGACAGCCACTCCTTCCAGCCCACCGAAACGACCCGCGCTGCGTCACCGCCTCGCCGAACGCGGCGTGGACCGCACGCTGCTCCTGGTGCTGCCCGGAGCACTCGCGCTGCTCGCACTGTTCTGCTACCCGTTCCTGTACGGCTTGCAGCTCTCGTTCCAACCAACGCACGGCGGCGTCCTGGGCGACTACCAGAAGTTCTTCAGCGACCCGTTCTCCCGCAAGTCGATCTGGGCGACGTTCTCGCTGGCGATCCCGGCCTCGCTGATCAACGTCGGCGCCTCCATCCCGATCTCCTACCGGATGCGGCGCGACTTCCGCGGCAAGCGGATCATGCTCGCGGTGCTGGTCGTGCCGATCACCCTCGGCACGGTGCTGACCGCCGAGGGCATCCTGGAGTTCTTCGGCCCGGCCGGCTGGTTCAACAGGACCCTGCATCTGCTGGGACTGGCCGCCTCGCCGATGAAGCTGACGATGAACTACACCGGCGTGCTGCTCTCGCTGATCATCAGCGGCTTCCCGTTCGCCTACCTGCTGACGCACTCCTACCTCTCCGGAATCCACCCCAGTCTGGAGAAGGCCGCCGCCACCCTCGGTGCCGGCTGGTGGCAGCGCTTCCGCCACATCACCTTGCCGCTGCTGCTCCCCGGCCTGCTGACCACCTTCAGCCTGACCTTCGTCATGGCCTTCGCCGTCTTCCCCTCCGCCCTCATGGTCGGCGACCCCGACGGCCACACCCACGTCATCTCCATCGAGGCCTACGAGGCCGCGCTGGAACGCTTCGACTACGCGCAGGGCTGCGCCGACGCCATGATCATGACGGTCCTGATGCTGGCGGTGATCGGCGCGCTGGCCGCGGCCCGGTCCCGCATGTACCGGGGCGCGACGGGAGGTAAGGGATGA
- a CDS encoding ABC transporter permease, with protein sequence MSASTAAVADAVDTAAAGRRRLALRPGTWVTWGVLTFFLLNLTGVIATVLLNSFGSRWFDSWLPGGWTSHWYSDAWKEFSLGRVLGVTLEVTLLVVAISLILGVPAAYALARRDFPGKRALNLLFVLPILVPPIAYGIPLATMLYKVHLAGTLTGVVLANLVPSIPFVVFTMTPFIEQIDPRIEAAARVCGAKTPTVLGRILAPLLLPGMLAAGILVLVRTFGMFELTFLTSGPTSQTLVVTLFSAVNSAGIRSTQSIDAMAVVYTGSMAVLLLIALRFVNPTQLVARSAD encoded by the coding sequence ATGAGCGCCTCGACCGCAGCGGTGGCCGACGCCGTGGACACCGCCGCCGCGGGCCGCCGCCGTCTGGCGCTGCGCCCCGGTACGTGGGTCACCTGGGGAGTGCTGACGTTCTTCCTGCTGAACCTCACCGGGGTGATCGCCACGGTGCTGCTGAACTCCTTCGGCAGCCGGTGGTTCGACTCCTGGCTGCCCGGCGGCTGGACCAGCCACTGGTACTCCGACGCGTGGAAGGAGTTCAGCCTCGGGCGGGTCCTGGGCGTCACGCTGGAGGTGACGCTGCTGGTCGTCGCGATCTCGCTGATCCTCGGCGTGCCGGCCGCCTACGCACTGGCGCGGCGGGACTTCCCCGGCAAAAGGGCGCTGAACCTGCTGTTCGTGCTGCCGATCCTGGTACCGCCGATCGCCTACGGCATCCCGCTGGCGACCATGCTCTACAAGGTCCACCTGGCCGGGACGCTGACCGGCGTGGTGCTGGCGAACCTGGTGCCCTCGATCCCGTTCGTGGTGTTCACCATGACGCCGTTCATCGAGCAGATCGATCCCCGGATCGAGGCGGCGGCGCGCGTGTGCGGCGCGAAAACGCCGACCGTGCTGGGACGGATCCTGGCGCCGCTGCTGCTGCCGGGGATGCTGGCCGCCGGGATCTTGGTGCTGGTGCGCACGTTCGGCATGTTCGAGTTGACCTTCCTCACCTCCGGGCCGACCAGCCAGACGCTGGTGGTGACCCTGTTCTCGGCCGTGAACTCCGCCGGCATCCGCTCGACGCAGTCGATCGACGCCATGGCCGTCGTCTACACCGGCTCGATGGCGGTGCTGCTGCTGATCGCGCTGCGCTTCGTGAATCCGACCCAGCTGGTCGCGCGGTCCGCGGACTGA
- a CDS encoding NAD-dependent epimerase/dehydratase family protein → MPEVLVTGAAGRIGSYLRSGLPLRGWRLRCLDLVEPPESDGLPWSIADIGDATDFAVLAKAMDGVEAVVHLAGIPTEAAFADLREANLLGTYQVFEAARQAGVPRVVYASSNHAVGFHESGSLLTTGVRARPDSLYGVTKVFGEALGSFYADRYGMDVAAVRIGSCFDRPPGERALGTWLSPHDSVRLIDALLRAPSYGFQLLYGISANTRAWWDLTPAIALGYRPEDDAEVFAEEILAEFGTLPDSDPDRRFVGGRMALG, encoded by the coding sequence ATGCCCGAAGTGCTCGTCACCGGCGCGGCTGGTCGGATCGGCAGCTACCTGCGCTCCGGTCTGCCGCTGCGGGGCTGGCGTCTGCGGTGTCTGGACCTGGTGGAACCGCCGGAATCGGACGGTCTGCCATGGTCGATCGCCGACATCGGCGACGCCACCGACTTCGCGGTGCTGGCGAAGGCGATGGACGGCGTCGAAGCGGTCGTGCACTTGGCGGGCATCCCCACCGAGGCAGCCTTCGCCGATCTGCGGGAGGCCAACCTCTTGGGCACGTATCAGGTCTTTGAGGCGGCCCGGCAAGCCGGCGTGCCGCGCGTCGTCTACGCCAGCAGCAACCACGCGGTCGGATTCCACGAGAGCGGCTCGCTGCTGACTACCGGAGTCAGAGCCCGTCCCGATTCGCTATATGGGGTAACGAAAGTCTTCGGCGAGGCGCTGGGCTCCTTCTATGCCGACCGCTACGGCATGGACGTCGCAGCGGTTCGCATCGGCAGCTGCTTCGACCGGCCGCCGGGGGAGCGGGCCCTGGGAACCTGGCTGAGCCCGCACGACTCGGTGCGTCTGATCGACGCCCTGCTGCGCGCGCCCTCGTACGGCTTCCAACTGCTCTACGGCATCTCGGCGAACACCCGAGCCTGGTGGGACCTGACCCCGGCGATCGCGCTGGGATACCGCCCCGAGGACGACGCCGAGGTGTTCGCCGAGGAGATCCTCGCCGAGTTCGGAACCCTGCCGGACAGCGATCCGGACCGTCGCTTCGTCGGGGGGCGGATGGCGCTGGGATGA